A portion of the Pedobacter cryoconitis genome contains these proteins:
- a CDS encoding helix-turn-helix domain-containing protein — protein MSKSVVKSEIELFAINKAKKLREEANLSQSELAFKLGVSNGFIGQVESIKFPSKYNLDHIDKLALIFNCSPKEFLPELPINKNSEEFLL, from the coding sequence GTGTCTAAATCAGTTGTAAAATCAGAAATAGAATTATTTGCAATTAATAAAGCAAAGAAGCTGAGAGAAGAAGCAAACCTCTCACAATCAGAGCTTGCATTTAAACTGGGAGTTTCCAACGGTTTCATAGGTCAAGTAGAAAGTATTAAATTCCCATCTAAGTATAATCTGGATCATATAGACAAATTAGCTTTGATCTTTAATTGCTCTCCTAAAGAATTTCTTCCAGAACTGCCAATCAACAAAAACTCCGAAGAGTTTTTGTTGTAG